A section of the Candidatus Atribacteria bacterium genome encodes:
- the rsgA gene encoding ribosome small subunit-dependent GTPase A, protein MIDLKKSGWDSFFENHFLKYNQQNTIYIPARITSFHRNLYSVLSECGELKGEISGKFRYQVQSIEKFPAVGDWVGVTKKEHEDKVIIHFVLPRKSCLSRKTPGVKTEEQVICANIDTSFLVTTFDRDFNLRRIERYLSFIWDSGANPAIILNKADLCTDVEIFVREVELISPGIPILCMSALEKSGVEQIYNFLKEGQTIVFLGSSGTGKSTIINYLLDAPKQATNTLRSDDKGRHTTSFRELFMVPGEKGMIIDSPGMREIQLWADEDIVEKTFADIEVLSQRCRFNDCSHTKEPGCAVKEAIEEGILEPKRLESYLKQKRELKGLSEKSEFAKKN, encoded by the coding sequence ATGATAGATCTAAAAAAATCAGGGTGGGATTCTTTTTTTGAGAATCATTTTCTGAAATATAACCAGCAGAACACCATTTATATACCGGCCAGAATAACGTCTTTTCATAGGAATCTTTATAGTGTTTTAAGTGAATGTGGCGAGCTGAAGGGAGAAATATCCGGAAAATTTCGGTACCAGGTTCAATCAATAGAGAAATTTCCGGCAGTAGGCGATTGGGTAGGAGTTACCAAAAAGGAACATGAAGACAAAGTTATTATTCATTTTGTTCTTCCCAGAAAGTCCTGCTTATCTCGAAAGACACCGGGAGTTAAAACAGAAGAGCAAGTTATTTGTGCTAATATAGATACTTCTTTCCTGGTCACTACATTCGATAGGGATTTTAACTTAAGAAGAATTGAACGTTATCTATCTTTTATCTGGGATAGCGGAGCAAACCCAGCGATCATCCTTAACAAAGCTGATCTATGTACTGATGTTGAAATATTTGTCAGAGAGGTCGAATTAATTTCCCCTGGTATTCCCATTCTTTGCATGAGCGCCTTAGAAAAATCTGGTGTAGAACAAATCTACAACTTCCTGAAGGAAGGGCAAACCATAGTATTTTTGGGATCTTCTGGCACCGGTAAATCTACCATTATTAATTACTTGCTTGATGCCCCGAAGCAGGCCACCAATACCTTAAGGAGTGATGACAAAGGAAGGCATACCACTTCGTTTAGGGAATTATTCATGGTGCCAGGTGAAAAAGGTATGATAATTGATAGTCCGGGCATGCGCGAAATCCAACTATGGGCAGATGAAGATATTGTCGAGAAAACCTTTGCGGATATCGAGGTACTTTCACAAAGGTGCAGATTTAATGATTGCAGCCATACTAAAGAACCCGGTTGTGCCGTAAAAGAAGCGATAGAAGAAGGAATCCTTGAAC